One region of Skermanella mucosa genomic DNA includes:
- a CDS encoding transglutaminase family protein: MPISAMPSPAPPDTAAALGPAAAPEDADAREDNATRPVRYRTRHTTSYEYGDGVSVSQHVVHLGPRDNPRQACSSATLTITPEPAVREAWLDYFGNPAEYFAVQEPHRSLTIESVVELEVTPPGPLDADSAPAWEEVRETARAPRACDAIEANEFLFDSVMVKASPDLAAYAEPSFPPGRPAVEAVLDLMHRIHEDFTFDSTATTVATPLADVLAHRRGVCQDFAHLGVGCLRSIGLPARYVSGYLRTHPPPGRPRLVGADMSHAWFSVWCGTEAGWIDLDPTNDKPVDADYITLAWGRDYDDVSPVRGVILGGWGHTLSVQVDVEPLLD, translated from the coding sequence ATGCCTATTTCAGCCATGCCTTCTCCCGCCCCGCCTGATACCGCCGCCGCGCTTGGCCCTGCCGCCGCGCCGGAAGACGCCGACGCTCGCGAGGACAACGCGACCCGGCCGGTGCGCTACCGCACCCGGCACACGACCAGTTACGAGTACGGCGACGGAGTCTCGGTCTCCCAGCACGTCGTCCATCTCGGCCCGCGGGACAACCCGCGGCAGGCCTGCTCGTCGGCCACCCTGACGATCACGCCCGAGCCCGCCGTGCGGGAGGCCTGGCTGGACTATTTCGGCAACCCGGCGGAGTATTTCGCGGTCCAGGAGCCGCACCGGTCGCTGACGATCGAGTCGGTCGTCGAGCTGGAAGTCACGCCGCCCGGGCCGCTCGATGCCGACTCCGCCCCCGCGTGGGAAGAGGTCAGGGAAACGGCCCGGGCGCCGCGCGCTTGCGATGCGATAGAGGCCAACGAGTTCCTGTTCGACAGCGTGATGGTGAAGGCGTCGCCCGATCTGGCCGCCTACGCGGAACCGTCGTTCCCGCCGGGCCGGCCCGCGGTCGAGGCCGTGCTCGACCTGATGCATCGCATCCACGAGGATTTCACCTTCGATTCGACCGCGACGACGGTGGCGACGCCGCTGGCGGACGTGCTCGCGCACCGGCGCGGCGTCTGCCAGGACTTCGCCCATCTCGGGGTCGGCTGCCTCCGGTCGATCGGTCTTCCGGCCCGCTATGTCAGCGGCTATCTGCGCACCCATCCGCCGCCGGGGCGCCCCCGGCTGGTCGGTGCCGACATGTCGCACGCCTGGTTCTCGGTCTGGTGCGGGACGGAGGCCGGCTGGATCGACCTGGACCCGACCAACGACAAGCCGGTCGATGCCGACTACATCACGCTCGCCTGGGGCCGCGACTATGACGACGTCAGTCCCGTGAGGGGTGTGATCCTGGGCGGATGGGGACACACTTTGAGCGTCCAGGTGGACGTGGAGCCGCTTCTGGATTGA
- a CDS encoding circularly permuted type 2 ATP-grasp protein yields the protein MADTEALEQEGRRAVAEQGSLFGDAHALQYGTGPVYDEMVTGGGRLRPHWQRFMGALGALDPSLMAERWEAARRLLHQNGVTYNIYGDPQGMERPWPLDMIPLLIPAEEWDGIEAGLIQRATLLNAMLADLYGPQDLIRSGRLPAALLYSDRGFQRACHGAVPTGGVFLHLYAADLARAPDGRWWVLGDRTQTPSGAGYALENRAVVSRVLTDAFKDCNVRTLGPFFTALREMLVRLAPRPTRDPRIVLLTPGPYNETYFEHAYLARHLGITLVEGGDLTVRDRQVFLKTLSGLEPVDVILRRLDDDFCDPLELRSDSSLGVAGLVQAVRAGTVAVANALGSGLVESLSFKPFLPMLCRHLLGEELKIPGVAMWWCGQEEERTYVVEHLDRLVIKPAFAHLGSEPVFGSSLTRQERLDLIARLRARPADFIGQEQLGLSTVPTWIDDALQPRPLVMRVYLAAKPEGGYTVMPGGLTRMSATAGRLIVSMQRGGGSKDTWVMARGPAEGRPAPPRPQGVPSEVRSTEPRTVAARDVDVKPQSGDLPSRVADGLFWLGRYAERSESTLRILRGVYTRLSDGTRPGGGDELVPLMRLMDWTGMVPRDLADMAESGTGRGLRQALQGAVFDGGHPNSLRANIQRLHRTAAGVRDRLSLDMWRVISQLDRQCEPASARARIDTAMLLRLDDLITTLAALAGLEQESMTRGPGWRFLDIGRRLERGINSLALMRGTRICDGAGDDPAVLEVLLELGESFMTYRERYYTTAQRTPVLYLLLCDETNPRALAYQLSHLARHLAALPRPPVVNLRVNQSPITAAIRLIEDTREILREPEIIRDRFALRNALNSLADRLPEISNLLAHAYFSHAFSRPA from the coding sequence TTGGCTGACACGGAAGCACTGGAACAAGAAGGCCGCCGCGCCGTCGCCGAGCAGGGTTCCCTGTTCGGCGACGCGCACGCGCTCCAATACGGCACCGGCCCGGTCTATGACGAGATGGTCACCGGGGGGGGCCGGTTGCGCCCGCACTGGCAACGCTTCATGGGAGCGCTGGGCGCCCTCGACCCGTCGCTGATGGCCGAGCGGTGGGAGGCGGCGCGACGCCTGCTCCACCAGAACGGCGTCACCTACAACATCTACGGCGATCCCCAGGGCATGGAGCGGCCCTGGCCGCTCGACATGATCCCGCTGCTGATCCCGGCGGAGGAATGGGACGGGATCGAGGCCGGGCTGATCCAGCGCGCGACCCTGCTCAACGCCATGCTTGCCGACCTATACGGTCCCCAGGACCTGATCCGGTCGGGCCGGCTGCCCGCGGCGCTGCTCTATTCCGACCGCGGCTTCCAGCGGGCCTGCCACGGCGCCGTGCCGACCGGCGGGGTGTTCCTGCACCTCTACGCCGCCGACCTGGCGCGGGCACCCGACGGCCGCTGGTGGGTGCTGGGCGACCGGACCCAGACACCCAGCGGCGCGGGTTACGCGCTGGAGAACCGGGCGGTGGTCAGCCGGGTCCTGACCGACGCCTTCAAGGACTGCAACGTCCGCACCCTGGGTCCCTTCTTCACGGCGCTCCGCGAGATGCTGGTCCGGCTGGCGCCCCGCCCGACCCGCGACCCGCGCATCGTCCTGCTGACGCCCGGCCCCTACAACGAGACCTATTTCGAACACGCCTACTTGGCCCGCCACCTGGGCATCACGCTGGTGGAGGGCGGCGACCTGACCGTGCGCGACCGACAGGTTTTCCTGAAGACGCTGAGCGGGCTCGAGCCGGTGGACGTGATCCTGCGCCGGCTGGACGATGACTTTTGCGACCCTCTGGAACTGCGCTCGGACAGTTCGCTGGGAGTGGCCGGCCTCGTCCAGGCGGTGCGCGCCGGAACGGTGGCCGTCGCCAACGCGCTGGGCAGCGGGCTGGTCGAGTCGCTGTCGTTCAAGCCGTTCCTGCCGATGCTGTGCCGCCACCTGCTGGGCGAGGAGCTGAAGATCCCGGGCGTCGCCATGTGGTGGTGCGGCCAGGAGGAGGAGCGGACCTACGTGGTCGAGCATCTCGATCGCCTGGTGATCAAGCCCGCCTTCGCGCATCTCGGGTCGGAACCGGTATTCGGCTCGTCCCTGACCCGGCAGGAGCGCCTGGACCTGATCGCCCGTCTGCGCGCCCGTCCGGCCGACTTCATCGGCCAGGAGCAGCTCGGCCTTTCCACGGTGCCGACCTGGATCGACGACGCCCTCCAGCCGCGCCCGCTGGTGATGCGGGTGTATCTCGCGGCCAAGCCCGAGGGCGGCTACACGGTGATGCCCGGTGGGCTGACGCGCATGTCGGCGACCGCCGGCAGGCTGATCGTGTCGATGCAGCGCGGCGGCGGCAGCAAGGATACCTGGGTGATGGCCCGCGGCCCGGCTGAAGGCCGCCCCGCCCCGCCCCGCCCCCAGGGCGTGCCGTCGGAGGTCCGCAGCACGGAGCCGCGAACCGTCGCCGCGCGCGACGTTGACGTCAAGCCCCAGAGCGGCGACCTGCCGTCGCGCGTCGCCGACGGCCTGTTCTGGCTCGGCCGCTACGCCGAGCGGTCGGAAAGCACCCTGCGCATCCTGCGCGGGGTCTATACCCGCCTGTCCGACGGCACCCGGCCCGGCGGCGGCGACGAGCTGGTCCCGCTGATGCGGCTGATGGACTGGACCGGCATGGTGCCCCGCGACCTGGCCGACATGGCGGAAAGCGGCACCGGCCGCGGCCTGCGCCAGGCGCTCCAGGGAGCGGTGTTCGACGGCGGGCACCCGAACAGCCTGCGCGCCAACATCCAGCGGCTTCACCGGACCGCCGCCGGCGTGCGCGACCGGCTGTCGCTCGACATGTGGCGCGTGATTTCCCAGCTCGACCGCCAGTGCGAGCCGGCATCGGCCCGGGCGCGCATCGATACGGCGATGCTGCTGCGGCTGGACGACCTGATCACCACGCTGGCGGCGCTCGCCGGACTGGAGCAGGAAAGCATGACGCGCGGCCCGGGCTGGCGGTTCCTGGACATCGGGCGACGGCTGGAACGCGGGATCAACAGCCTGGCGCTGATGCGCGGCACCCGGATCTGCGACGGCGCCGGGGACGATCCGGCGGTGCTGGAGGTCCTGTTGGAGCTCGGCGAAAGCTTCATGACCTATCGGGAACGCTACTATACGACCGCCCAGCGGACGCCGGTCCTGTACCTGCTGCTGTGCGACGAGACGAACCCCAGGGCGCTGGCCTACCAGCTATCCCATCTGGCGCGCCACCTGGCGGCCCTGCCGCGCCCGCCGGTGGTCAACCTGCGGGTCAACCAGAGCCCGATCACGGCGGCGATCCGGCTGATCGAGGACACCCGCGAGATCCTGCGCGAACCGGAGATCATCCGCGACCGCTTCGCGCTGCGCAACGCCCTGAACAGCCTGGCCGACCGGCTGCCCGAAATCTCGAACCTGCTGGCCCATGCCTATTTCAGCCATGCCTTCTCCCGCCCCGCCTGA